The genomic segment AATAATCTTCCACACGATTGCGTTCTGGCACATCTTTTAAGTGACGGCGCACTTTGCCTTCCTGCACGTAGATTGACAAGTTGTCTAGCGATGTGACTAACACTGTGCCTTTCGGGAAGAATGGAACAGATACGGCTTGTAACCCGCCCACACGTTTTTGGCTAATGACGGTATCGCCTGCCAAAATTTCGCTTGGTTTTTCTTGGTTGATTAATGGGAAATATTTATCGGCTAATAAGTCGCTACCCATAATTGCAACCAGTTTAGTGTCGTCACGATATTGTGCTGGGATGAAATCTTCTTTTAATGCAAAGACAAGGGCATCAAGGTTTTTATAGGTTTTACCTGAACCGATTTCGATTTTGCCACTGCTTTTTTCAATTTCTTTTAACACACGGGCTTTGGCTTTATCTTCGATTTGGAATAACCAACCCTTATTCACATCTTGCAATAATGGATGTTCAGTGCGGTTTGTGGTTGCGGCTGCACTTGTGCCATTCCAACCGATCATGATACGGTCTAATGCAATGCGTTCTGCTTTGAGTTTGCCCACACGTGCGGCGAAATCAGGGAATTTTGCCCAACTGTCTAAGGTTGCATAATTTAAATGCGTGTCAAAGTTGGTTTGTTCGCAAGAATAGGTGTTTTCTTGCAAGCTATGAATGTCTGTAGTTTCACGTGCTTTGGTGTTGGTGTCAGTACGGCTTGCAACTGGTGACAGTACGCCTAGACGCAATGCAGAACCTTTCATGTCTTGCACCATCACAACATTGATGCGTTTTAAGAAATCAGAGCTTTCAAGCACTGCATTTTCAAGCTTTTGTTGAATTGTTGGTTCGACGGTGAATTGCCCGCCATTTGCAACAAATGCCACATCTTCGCCGTTATCTTGTGCAACGCCTGCAATGTAAGCTTGGAATTTTTGTTGAGTAAATTTATTCATTTGGTTTTTTTCCTAAGATAAATTAAAAGAAGCGGCCGTCAGTTTCAGGTTCTTCACCATAAACTAATGGGCGGGAGTTTTCGGCTTGTGCCGGCTTTTGTTTGAGTTCTTCAAACGTTGC from the [Actinobacillus] rossii genome contains:
- a CDS encoding phage major capsid protein, P2 family — translated: MNKFTQQKFQAYIAGVAQDNGEDVAFVANGGQFTVEPTIQQKLENAVLESSDFLKRINVVMVQDMKGSALRLGVLSPVASRTDTNTKARETTDIHSLQENTYSCEQTNFDTHLNYATLDSWAKFPDFAARVGKLKAERIALDRIMIGWNGTSAAATTNRTEHPLLQDVNKGWLFQIEDKAKARVLKEIEKSSGKIEIGSGKTYKNLDALVFALKEDFIPAQYRDDTKLVAIMGSDLLADKYFPLINQEKPSEILAGDTVISQKRVGGLQAVSVPFFPKGTVLVTSLDNLSIYVQEGKVRRHLKDVPERNRVEDYLSSNEAYVVENYEAVAMAKNITILEAPEPISSVAA